A genomic segment from Bradyrhizobium sp. ISRA430 encodes:
- a CDS encoding 4-hydroxythreonine-4-phosphate dehydrogenase PdxA, with the protein MATNTNELPVIALTPGDCTGIGPEQTVRILSDDRLADVARLVVVGDARVLEMGMAHAGVKLKIERIASPKAASWGRGTVQLADLGNTDPSKFPLGKASAESGRLTGETLSRAIDFAKAGEVDAITFAPLNKRAMFDGGWKFPDEHKMFASLLGHTSYFSEMNVLDGQWMSRVTGHQSLREALEGINPESITDAIELVDRMMRKAGVAKPRIAVAALNPHAGEGGLFGRDEIEMIRPTVEAAAKTGIACSGPYPADTVYIRAFAGEFDSVVAMYHDQGQIATKLRGFNRGVTVTAGLDTVFTTPSHGTAFDIVGKGVANTGALESSVRLAAKLVSMKVREAAYAN; encoded by the coding sequence ATGGCTACCAACACCAATGAACTCCCGGTCATCGCACTGACCCCGGGCGATTGCACTGGCATCGGCCCCGAGCAGACCGTGCGTATCCTCTCCGACGACCGCCTCGCCGACGTGGCGCGCCTCGTCGTGGTCGGTGACGCCCGCGTGCTCGAGATGGGGATGGCGCATGCCGGCGTGAAGTTGAAGATCGAGCGGATTGCTTCGCCGAAGGCCGCGTCTTGGGGCCGCGGCACGGTGCAGCTCGCCGATCTCGGCAACACTGACCCGTCGAAATTCCCGCTCGGCAAGGCCAGCGCCGAGTCCGGCCGTCTGACCGGCGAGACGCTGTCGCGCGCGATCGACTTCGCCAAGGCCGGCGAAGTCGATGCGATCACCTTCGCGCCGCTGAACAAGCGCGCGATGTTCGACGGCGGCTGGAAGTTTCCCGACGAGCACAAGATGTTCGCGAGCCTGCTCGGCCACACCTCCTATTTCTCCGAGATGAACGTGCTGGACGGCCAGTGGATGTCGCGCGTCACCGGGCATCAATCGCTGCGCGAGGCGCTGGAGGGCATCAATCCGGAAAGCATCACCGATGCGATCGAGCTGGTCGACCGCATGATGCGCAAGGCTGGCGTCGCCAAGCCGCGCATCGCGGTCGCCGCGCTCAACCCGCATGCCGGCGAGGGCGGTCTGTTCGGCCGCGACGAGATCGAGATGATCAGGCCTACCGTGGAGGCGGCCGCGAAGACGGGTATCGCCTGCAGCGGGCCTTATCCCGCCGATACCGTCTATATCCGCGCCTTCGCCGGCGAGTTCGACAGTGTGGTCGCGATGTATCACGACCAGGGCCAGATCGCGACCAAGCTGCGCGGATTCAACCGCGGTGTCACCGTCACCGCCGGTCTCGATACCGTTTTCACCACGCCGTCGCATGGTACGGCGTTCGACATCGTCGGCAAGGGCGTGGCCAACACCGGCGCGCTCGAAAGCTCTGTCCGCCTCGCGGCCAAACTGGTTTCGATGAAGGTTCGGGAGGCAGCCTATGCCAACTGA
- a CDS encoding cation:dicarboxylase symporter family transporter, which translates to MSEPIPRSIAERRRKPLWREQYVLVVAGAALGALFGFLLPTVAVEFKPLGDSFISLIKMTIAPLIFLVVVTGIAQVGDMKAVGRIGLKAFAYFEAVTTLCLLISFVVVRWVQPGAGVAHATAQQAETVARYSQAHVGSLSVYIQHMIPESFVGAFASGDVLQVLVLALLCGIGLLLLGEKAVPLRSGLEKLTELIFSVVHVVVALAPIGAFGAMAFTVAKFGAATLYALALLVGTAWAMMAFFIFVVLGAICRLAGIRLMDLLRLLRTELLVVLGTSSSETAIPGMMEKLPKAGVGRAVAGLVIPSGYSFNLDGVALTLPLSTIFVAQVYGIELTAAQQLSLFVVMLFTSKGAAGVTGGAFAALAATVVAAGLPAEGLALLLGIDRFMSLARAITNTIGNAVASIVVAKWDGEFNREDWAQSAAQTQAVK; encoded by the coding sequence TTGTCTGAGCCCATCCCGAGGTCGATCGCCGAGCGGCGGCGCAAGCCGCTCTGGCGCGAGCAGTATGTCCTGGTCGTGGCCGGTGCGGCGCTCGGCGCGCTGTTCGGCTTTCTGCTTCCGACCGTGGCGGTCGAGTTCAAGCCGCTCGGCGACAGCTTCATCTCGCTGATCAAGATGACGATCGCGCCACTGATCTTCCTGGTCGTGGTCACCGGCATCGCGCAGGTCGGCGACATGAAGGCGGTGGGCCGCATCGGCCTCAAGGCCTTCGCCTACTTCGAGGCGGTGACGACCCTCTGCTTGTTGATCAGCTTCGTGGTCGTGCGCTGGGTCCAGCCCGGCGCGGGCGTCGCCCACGCCACCGCGCAGCAGGCGGAGACCGTTGCCCGCTATTCGCAGGCCCATGTCGGCTCGCTCTCGGTCTACATCCAGCACATGATTCCGGAGAGCTTTGTCGGCGCGTTCGCGAGCGGCGATGTGCTCCAGGTTCTCGTGCTCGCGCTGCTGTGTGGCATCGGGCTGTTGCTGCTCGGCGAGAAGGCCGTGCCGCTGCGCTCAGGGCTGGAGAAGCTTACCGAGCTCATCTTCAGCGTCGTCCATGTCGTTGTCGCGCTGGCGCCGATCGGGGCCTTCGGCGCGATGGCTTTTACGGTGGCGAAGTTCGGCGCCGCGACGCTCTATGCGCTGGCGCTGCTGGTTGGCACCGCCTGGGCGATGATGGCGTTCTTCATTTTCGTCGTTCTCGGCGCGATCTGCCGCCTTGCCGGCATACGCCTGATGGACCTGTTGCGCCTGCTCCGCACCGAACTGCTCGTCGTGCTCGGCACGTCGTCTTCGGAAACCGCCATCCCCGGCATGATGGAAAAGCTGCCGAAGGCGGGTGTCGGGCGTGCGGTGGCGGGCCTCGTCATCCCCTCCGGCTATTCCTTCAACCTCGACGGCGTCGCGCTGACGCTGCCGCTCAGCACGATCTTCGTCGCCCAGGTCTACGGCATCGAGCTGACCGCCGCGCAGCAACTGAGCCTGTTCGTGGTGATGCTGTTCACCAGCAAGGGCGCCGCCGGCGTCACGGGCGGCGCCTTTGCCGCGCTCGCGGCCACCGTGGTGGCCGCCGGGCTGCCGGCGGAAGGCCTGGCGCTGCTGCTCGGTATCGACCGTTTCATGTCGCTGGCACGCGCCATCACCAACACCATCGGCAACGCGGTCGCCTCGATCGTCGTCGCCAAATGGGACGGCGAATTCAACCGCGAGGACTGGGCCCAGTCCGCCGCTCAAACCCAAGCAGTGAAGTAA
- a CDS encoding LysR family transcriptional regulator — MDLIWLEDFLAIAEEGGFSRAAERRHVTQPALSRRIRSLEEWLGTPLFERSTHTITLTAAGESFRPVAEDVLRRVLVGREEALEVARLKAETITFAATHALSQTFFPEWIRSSDSARAGSAVQLVASNFAGCEKLLLDAQAHFLLAHYHPSLVSRLDMDRFLRIELSTDMLIPISAPMTKPGRGGRRSKAKPRYALPGASGAPLPYLAYHPGSGVGRLVTSFLAAKDPAAWLVPSFAAPVMLLIDMAREGRGVTWAPMGLVGADLDSGRLLRAGGAEWEIPIGISLFRPRARMTRAAENFWNVVRKGRPAGKAAAAPRTR, encoded by the coding sequence ATGGACCTGATCTGGCTGGAGGACTTCCTTGCCATCGCCGAGGAGGGCGGGTTCTCCCGCGCCGCCGAGCGCCGGCACGTGACCCAGCCGGCGCTGAGCCGCCGCATCAGGTCGCTCGAGGAGTGGCTGGGCACGCCGCTGTTCGAGCGTTCAACCCACACGATCACGCTGACGGCTGCCGGCGAAAGCTTTCGTCCCGTCGCCGAAGACGTGTTGCGCCGCGTCCTGGTCGGGCGGGAGGAAGCCCTCGAAGTGGCGCGGCTGAAAGCCGAGACCATCACCTTCGCGGCCACGCACGCGCTGTCGCAGACGTTCTTTCCGGAATGGATCCGCAGCTCGGACAGCGCGCGGGCCGGCTCCGCCGTTCAGCTCGTCGCCTCCAATTTCGCCGGCTGCGAAAAGCTGCTGCTGGATGCACAGGCGCATTTCCTGCTGGCGCACTATCATCCCTCCCTGGTAAGCCGGCTCGACATGGATCGCTTCCTGCGGATCGAACTTTCGACCGACATGCTGATCCCGATCAGCGCGCCCATGACGAAGCCGGGCCGCGGCGGACGGCGCAGCAAGGCAAAGCCGCGCTACGCCCTGCCCGGCGCATCCGGCGCGCCGCTGCCTTATCTCGCCTATCATCCGGGTTCGGGCGTGGGACGCCTCGTCACATCGTTCCTGGCGGCGAAGGATCCCGCCGCCTGGCTCGTTCCGAGCTTCGCAGCACCGGTCATGCTGCTGATCGACATGGCGCGCGAGGGACGTGGCGTGACGTGGGCGCCGATGGGCCTCGTCGGCGCCGATCTCGACAGCGGCCGACTGCTACGTGCAGGCGGTGCGGAGTGGGAAATTCCGATCGGCATCTCGCTGTTCCGTCCGCGCGCCCGCATGACCCGCGCCGCCGAGAACTTCTGGAATGTCGTGCGCAAGGGCCGGCCGGCCGGAAAAGCCGCCGCCGCGCCGCGGACCAGGTGA